The region GAGCACGACCATCTCCGGTTCGTAGGCGACGACGATGTCTGAGAGGGCGCGGGCATTGATCCTGCCGAGAGCGTCCATGAAGGAGAGGGCGAGGGGGTCGCCCCCCTCCGCGGCGTTGAGGATGCCGGCGCTCGTCGAGGCGTCGAAGGGCGCCACCGCCCCCTGTGCTGCCAGCCAGGCCGCACAGAAGCGGGGCATCCCGGTCCCTGAGGCATAGGCCTCCCAGTGGCCGGCATAGCCGCAGCCGCAGACGCGGTGATACTCATCGTCCACGAAGAGGTGGCCGACCTCCCCCGCGTTCCCAGACCGACCTAGGAGCAGGCGGCCGTTCACCACCGCACCGCCGCCGATCCCGGTCGAGAAAGTGAGATAGACAAGGTTCTCGACACCCTGTCCGGCCCCCTGCCAGCGCTCGCCGAGGGCGCCGGCCCGAGAGTCGTTCAGGAGCAGCACAGGCAGGCCGAAGCGCTCCTCCAGGGGCCCTTTGAGCGGGACCACGGGAAAGGCCATGTTCGGCGACCCGACGATCCGGCCCGCGGCACAGTCGAGAGGGCCTGCCGAGGCGATGCCGATCGCCGCCGGCGAGGCGTCCCTGATCACCGCCTCCACCGCCTCCGCGACCGCGTCGGTGACGGCGAGTCCGGACTCGCCGACCCGCGGGGTGTCCCCGTCTGCATGTCTGAGGACCGTCCCGTCGGCCGCCACAAGCCCGGTCCGGTAGTGGGTGGCGCCGATGTCGACGGCGACCACCGTCTCTCTCTCCATCACTCACCCGGTCGGTGCGGGTGCTTATGGGCCTTGCCCTCGCCGGCAAGGGACGCCGCCTCAAGACTGAGGATAAGGCAGCAGGGTGTCCCTGTTCGCCCCGGTCACGACGACGAGGCGCACGTCCGGCCTCTCCTTCAGCCCCTCGATAAACGCGTCGCCCCTGAGAGCGACCGTCGCCATCACCGGAAGGGGGCCGTCGAGGAGGGCGGTCACGAGGTCCCTGAACAAGGCTGAAAGACACTCCATCTTCCCGATCTCGTCGATGACGACGAGACGCACCCCTTCGCCTGAAAATCTGGTGGCGGCGAGGAATCCCTCGAATGTCGC is a window of Methanofollis sp. DNA encoding:
- a CDS encoding ROK family protein, which translates into the protein MERETVVAVDIGATHYRTGLVAADGTVLRHADGDTPRVGESGLAVTDAVAEAVEAVIRDASPAAIGIASAGPLDCAAGRIVGSPNMAFPVVPLKGPLEERFGLPVLLLNDSRAGALGERWQGAGQGVENLVYLTFSTGIGGGAVVNGRLLLGRSGNAGEVGHLFVDDEYHRVCGCGYAGHWEAYASGTGMPRFCAAWLAAQGAVAPFDASTSAGILNAAEGGDPLALSFMDALGRINARALSDIVVAYEPEMVVLDGPLARHHGDLLLGHLLPHLDRYLPLPRFAISALEGRAPLLGAAAYALGIC